TGCAAAAACTTGAGTTGGATTTGGAGATAGAGCAGAAACGTCTCAGAATGGAGGAAGTAAGCCTGCGTCCGAAAATTGACGCTCGAGTGGGAATGAGCTCAAACGCCCTAGACGTGGACGGAACTCGGAGGGAGCAGGCTTACTCTTATTTTGGTTTGAGCGTTAGTTGGAGTATTTTTGACGGCTTTAGCAAGAAGGGGTCTGTCATCGAAAGTCTAAATCGTCTCAACCGGAAAGAGCATTCCAAAAAGCTGTACGAAGAAAAACTTTTGCGTTCCTGGAAGCTCTTGATCTCCAAGCTGGATATTCAACGACGTGCCCTCGCCATAGAGGAACGAGCTCTCTTGGTGGCCACTGGACGAGTCGAGTGGTTCGAGGGCGAATATGAGGCGGGGAGAGTGCCAAAATCTGATTTGGATAAGGCTTCTCGAGAATTTCAGAACGCTTCCACCAAAGCCCAGAGCTCTCGAAGCTCTTACCTCCTCGCTCTTTCCGAACTCATGACTGAACTCGGTATTGATCCGCTTTCCCAGTAGAATAGCGGTTCCCCAGACAAATTTCCATGAAGCTAAGTTTCTTTGTTAAATTCTTCCTCGTTGTCGCCCTTTTAGCGGCGGGAGGATTTTATTTCATAAACTCCATGCAGCCGGTAGCCGCAGTCGCTGAAGCGAAACGCAGCATCGCGGTGCGTTCGGTCCCTGGTACTTTGCAGGTAGTGGCCGAGAAGGAAATGGCTATCAGGAGTGATCTGCAGGGCCGCGTTAAAGAGTCGATGCTAGAACTCGGAGCGGACGTGAAGGAGGGGGATGTCCTTGTGCAGCTCGATCTAGGTGATCTCGAGCTGATGATCGAAAAGGTGAAGACAGAGATCGAGGCAGCAACTTTAAGCTTGGAGCAAGGCTCCACTCGCCAGTTCGATTTAGTTACTTTGAGAGAACGGTTAGAGGATGCGCGCAGACGTTTGGATGCGGGCATGATCAGCCAAAGTGATCTGGATGCCAGACAACGTGACGTGACCGAATTGGAGCAAGCGATCGAAGCAGAGCTGAATGTGAAGCAGGTTCGTCTGCGTCAGACCGAGAATGAGCTGAAGATTTTAGAGCGAAATCGCGAGAAGATGACGATTCGCGCTCCTATGGACGGTGTTATTACGGACGTTTTAGTCTACCGGGGAGATTTGATCGGAAGCGGTAAAGAGATCGCCTACATGATGTCGGCGGATCGGATTGTAGAGGTGAAGGTCAGCGAGGAAAATTTCGCGGGTGTGGAAGTTGGCCAGATCGCACGTGTAAAATTCCTAGGCTACGGAGATGCTACTTTCGATGCGGAGGTTAGTAAAACGCTTCCAGTTGCGGACCCTTTGACGCAACGCTACACAGTTCATCTTGTAGTGGACATACCCATGGAAAAACTATTCCCGGGCCTCACTGGAGAAGCTACCATTACTTTGGACGAGCGTGAAAATGCTCTCATCATTCCGGGGACCGCCATCATCGGTGACCGAGTTTTCGCCGTTGAAGATGGGCTTGTGAAGATGAAGAAGATCGAAAAGGGCTACGGCAGCATGACAAACGTTGAGATTGTCAGTGGTCTGGAGGAAGGGGATTTGGTGATTGTAGAAGATCTCGACCTCTACAAAGAAGGGGATCAGGTCAGAATCTCGAAAGCCGCCAATTAAGTTCTTTGATAAAGTTCTTTGATGGCTGCGCGTACCGATGGCAGATCGTCTCGGTAAGTCACTCCTAGCCATTTCGAATCGCAGGGAAGGGCGATCGCCCGAGCTTGTCCGGATTTGATCATTTCATCAACCGCTGAGGGAAGGTAGAATTCCGATTTCGCTTCGGAACCTTTATCTTTCAGGAAATCAGCGAAAAGGGTCCCCAGCTTTTGGGCCCAGCCATTGGGGAATCCCCAACAATTCAGCGATACGATGGTTTTGGGGCTCAGCTCAACCTCATTACCGGCGGAGTCTTTGGCACGTATTTTGGAGCTTTGGTAGCGTATTTCGCTGTGTTCCTCTATTGATACGAGTTGTCCGCTTGATTCAATTTGGCAAACGCCGCGGGAAACGGATCCATGATCGGAAAGTGTGTTTGCTAGGCGATATCCCACCAATGCGTAGGTCTCAGTTTCCTTCTGATGGGATGTGTCCGTCAAAAACTTTGCGAGAGCTTGGAACGCTTCGGCTCCGTAGAAGTCGTCTGCATTAATGACAGCAAATGGAGCTTCGAGGTGTTTTCTGGCTGCGTAAACGGCGTGACCGGTACCCCATGGTTTCTCACGCAACTCCATATTAGGAACGTCGATAGGGAGGTCCAATTTTTCCTGGAATGCGAATGCCAAGTCGACCTGGTCTTTGTATTTCGCCTCGGTCAAACTCTTGAACTCGGCTTCCATTTCACGGCGAATGACAAAGACGACTTTTCCAAACCCCGCTTTGCTGGCGTCCGAAACAGAGTAGTCTAGGATCCACTCTCCCTTGGGGCCAACCGGCTCCATTTGTTTCAGTCCACCGAAGCGGCTTCCCATTCCTGCGGCGAGTACAAGCAAAGTTGGCTTCATGCAGGGGGTTTGAAAAGTGGGCTTTGCTCTGGCAACAGTAAAGGTGGTTACAACCACTCGTTAGAAGCAAAAAAAACGTGCCCTCGTTAGGAAGGCACGTCTTTGGTCTTAAAGTTTATTTGGGCTCTAGCTGCGCTCGTTGAATACGAAGGGAACAACCACAGATGAAGGTACCTTTTCCCCAGCTCTCGTTGCTGGTTTGAAGGACCAGCTTTTGGCGGCTTCAACGGTCGGAGCAACGAGTTCGTCGTGGGAGCTTTTTGTGCAGGATGCGCTTTGTACATTTCCGTGAGCATCGATTTCGAGACGGACTTTTACGAAGCCTTGAACTTGGGCGAGAGCCGCCGGAAGCTCTGGTTGAACCGATCGCTTGATCGAAGGCATGCTATCAACTGGAACTTCGTCGGTGATGAGGCCGCCGTTGAAGCTAAAAGGTTGAATAACTGTGGCCGCCACTGCTTCTCCATTCTTGATCGCCGGCTTGAATTTCCACTCTAGGGCGGCTTCTTGAGCTGCGGCCGAGAGGGCGGGGTTGCTTGATTCAAGTATGTCTGCCGCTGCGACGAAACCATGTTGATCGACGGTGAGCTTCAGCTTTGCTTCGCCGCGTTGGTCGCTCACGGAGCTCGGAAGTTCGGGGATGGTCTTGCGGATTGCTTTTGGAGCCTTGTCCACGTTTTGGTTGTGAGAAGCGAGCTCGACTGCTGCTGCGGCCTCTATTCCTTTGAAATGGAACGGAATGATTACGCTGGAGGCGATCGACTTACCTGATTCGATGGCGGGCTTGAACGTCCATTTCTTTAAGGCGTCGCTTGCAGTACTTTCCAGTTCCTCGTGGGTAGAGCTCTTAACTGCTACGTCAATGACGCGTCCCTCTTCGTTCAACTCAGCTTGGAGGACGACTTGTCCAGTGATGCTGCGGAGTTCATTGGATAGAGTGGGTGCGACTCGCTTCTTCGCGGAGGGAAGGCTGTCCTCGGCTAGCTTCTTTTCCTTGTATACAATAGCTCCGTGATTGAAGGAGAAAGGTTGAACGGCCTTCGAGGAGACTGCTATTCCGTCTTCCTCTGCAGGATTGAATGTCCACTGGCGAATCGCAGCCAAAGTGGCATCGTTAAGTTCGGCATTGGAAGACTCCTCGATTGCGGCATCCGTTACGAAACCGTATTGGTTGATGTCAACCAACACGCGAACGAGCCCAGAGGCATCTTCGATTTTCGGCGCGACTGTCTTCTTAGGAGTCGGAACCGATGCTGCATTCGCTGCGAACGGGAAGGCGATCGCGGCGAAAAGGCCGATTAGCTTAAGAGTAGAGGTGGAATGTGCTTTTTTCATGTGAGTTAATTGCTCACAAGCTTACGGCCAGACATTCCTCAGCCTTTAAAAACAAAGTTCTCCAAGGGAGTCGTGAGTTCCCTTCTCTATGATTGGGGTAATTCTGAGGTCGATGATCGGGAATCCTGTCTAGTCTCCATTTTGGAGTGTCAGGATGAGGGATTGATATAGTTCAGGGCGAGTTTCCAAATCTGCAGGAAGGTTCGTAAGGACATTTTCGACTATTTCCGAGGAAATGCACTCGGATCCATTTTCGCTGAATGTTTGTGCATTCTCTAGGAAAGTGGATACGACCGAAGGGTAGCTTCTGTCGCGAACGGATCTGAAATCCAAATTTTCTACCCCCGACTCTAATCTCGTTGGATCTGAGGGGTTGAAACGCGAGTCGTTATTCCATGCGTTTTGCAAGGATTCTGCTTTATTCAAATATGTGATGTCGTTTGTTTGTGTAAAGAGCTCTAGCTCGGCCGCTATCATCAGTGCATAGTCCAAGCTGGATGCGGTTTTGGTTTTCGAATCGCTTTGGTAAAGCGTGTGCGATTCTAGCTCGAAATTTTCTTTCAGCAGGGCTGTTTCAATTGATTGGGCTAAGTCCATGTACTGATCGAGGCCAGTGGCTACGGCGGATTGAGCGAGAGCTTTGATTAGAAGGGCGTTGTCCTTCGTGTATCCAATGGGCTCGGACAGGAGGGGACTTTTCGAAGATCTGATTGAGGCCAATTCCGCTCGAAGCGAGTCGTAAGCAGCGGTGAGAATATCGTAGCTTTCGATAAAGGGGATGTTGCTCTCGACATAGAATCCTAGGAAGTCGATTTCTGGATCTAGGTTGCCGTTTTGGCTCAAATTCCAAGTTTTAATGGACTTTCCGGAAAGCTTCTCTAGCTCTGATTTCACCACCACATAGTGTAGTCCTTCTGCTCCATCTGGATCATCATTCTCAGAAAATCCGTCCAGAAAATGGACCTTTAGTCCGTTGGGTTTCGCCAGTGCTGATTCTATGAATCCGACTGTTAATCTAATCAGGTCGATGTATCCTTGCTTGGGGTCGTCCGAGATCCGTTTTGCAAGAGCAGAGAGCATAAGAGCTTGGTCTCGGGTGGCCTTTTGGAAGAAGGGCAGTCTCCATGATTCATCGTTCGCACCGCGGAAAAAACCACCCTCCAAACTGTCGAATCCGGCAGAGATGACGATTTTTTCCAAACCACTTTCGAACTCTTTTAAACTTTTTTGAGCCTGCGGTACCGGTAGAATTTTGGACGATTTGGCTAGATTCAGAAAATACAATGGTCTCAGTTGAGGCGAAGTTTGCTCCTCTGGAAGTGTGGAGGTGCTAAGAATTTGCAGTTTTGCAGTCCGATCTTTTGACGCGTAGGATTCCGTTTTGGTTGATTCGGCGAGTTTCTCTCTGGCCATTGATCGATAGTCGTCCGGTGCGGAATTCCACTGTTCACTTACGTTTCTTGCGACAGTGAGAAACCCTTGTCCTCCCCAATCATCAGTTGGCGGGAAGTACCCCCCACCGTTCAACGGCGCTAATTCTTCATCGGTCCAGAGGCAATGAGGCAACTCGGCAGCCTCGAAATGATCCACCGCTAATTTCCCGATGAAAGCCGCAAGCTCTGGTGATTCGTTGGCGTCAACCAAGACTGGGACAAAGGCCTCGTTTAGTAGATGAGCGATCGTGTTGTTTTTGAATGTTTCGTTTAGCATCGCCCGGCCCAGACTCTCTCCGGATTGGGAAACGAAAAAGAAGATTGGTTTGCCTTCGCTTTTCGCATGCTCGGCGATCCCAGGGGTCCATTCTCTCCATTCGACATTGTCGTCTTGGTGAGCTTCTTGGAGGCTAGAGGCCGAGAAACCAAGATTTGCCAAAAATAGAAAAAAGAAAATGGGGGTACACTTCGTCAGCAATTTTGAGTGCATAATCGTTAGAACAAATAAGCTGCAACCGAGTCGCAAGCCCTTCTGGGGCGAGATTCTTCTATTGTGGGGCAGGCAGAGAGTTAAACGCAAAGCTTGATGTCACTGTTGGTCGCTTCGATAGTTTCGCCAACGCCAATTCACCTATGGATTCCAAATATCTAGGAAAAACAGTCCGCCAACCCATTGACGATCTCGACACATTCGAAGCTCCAGATGGAGTATCGATCGTAAAAATGACATCTGACGAGCTCACGAGCTCTTGCCCTATCACTGGGCAGCCAGACTACTACACTGTTTCGATCGAATACGTGCCCAACCAGTTGTGCATCGAGAGTAAGAGTCTAAAACTCTACCTTTGGGGGTTTCAGAAGAAGGCTATGTTCTCTGAGAAGATAGCCGCTGTAATTTGCGACCGAGTAGTTCAAGATATCTCGCCAAAGCGTTGTGTAGTAACAACCGTTCAAAAGGCGAGGGGAGGAATCACCATCGAGTCTGTTGCCGAGTATCCTAGAGCCTAGGTCCGACCATAATGTCCTTGCTTGATAAGCTAGAGAGAAAACTTGGTTTTCTCGCCTTCAATAACCTGACATTGTACCTGATCATTGGGCAGGTGGCCATGTTTGGCCTGTCTTCGCTAAGTCCCAACCGGATTGGCGTACTCTCCTCCCTTGTTTTCACCTGGGATCGCTTTCTCTCTGGAGAGTTTTGGCGAATCGCGACTTTCATGCTCATACCTGGGCAAAGCCATTGGATATGGCTGGTTTTTGCTTGGATGGTTTTCTACATGATGGGCACCTTCTTGGAGTCGCACTGGGGAGCTTTTCGCTACAACCTGTTCGTATTGACCGCTGCTGTGGGAGCGTTGCTTGCAGGTCTGGTTGCCCCGTATTATCCGGTTTCTAACTTTTACATCGGACTTTCGATCACCTTTGGCTTCGCCTATCTCAATCCAAACTACGAGTTGCGGATTTATTTCATATTGCCGGTGAAAGTTAAGTGGATCGCGGTATTTATCGCAGCAGTTACGCTTGCTCGCTTTTTCCAGGTAGGCCTTTTCGAGAAGGCTTTGATCGCTGGTTCGTTGATCAACTTCCCAATCTTCTTCGGTCGCGATATCATCTCGAGTCTCCGTTCAAAGAAGAAGTTACGTTCGCTCAAAGTCGAAAAGGAGAAGTTTGCGGCGGAACCTTTTCACACCTGTACTCTCTGTGGAGCCACTGACATTTCGCATCCAGAACGCGAGTTCCGATACAATAGGGAAGGCGAGGCTGTCTGTTCGGACTGCGTAAAGCCAGTTACAGACGAGGATACTTAACTCAGGGTTGATTGGTATGCAGGTTTCCTGTAGGGAAAAAATCAAGAAAACCCTATGGGTTTTCAGTGTAAATTTTCCGCTATTGACTAAGGGGTGACTGTAAGTTAGTAGTAAGATCCTAGCTAATCCATATTAATCCAGAGCTTGAAGCGTGCCTACAGAGGGAAATCTCTTCCTGCTTTGGGCTTCACTACTGCCTTCATTCAGAGGTTCATCCGAGCAAGTAGGGTTGTCTTAACCTGCAAGCCGTTGACATGCATTTGTTTGAGAGTCAGATGAGGCCTCAAATCGGAATCCAACCTAGTGAAACCAAACCAAACAACCGAGAACGGATCGAAATCCGCACCTGGCAAAGAACAGCTCGAACGGCTGACCAAGCGTGAGAAGCAGGTGCTTTTCTGGATCGTTGAGGGAAAAACCAACGGCGATATCGGCAGAATTCTTGAAATCAGCCCACGCACGGTCGAGAAGCATTGCGAAAGCATTTTCCGGAAGTTGGGCATCGAGAATCGCTATGCTGCGATCGTTTTTGCTCTTACCAGCAATTGGGAGCTTAAGCCGGAATAGCCTTCGTTTTGAAGTCTTCACCCGCGGAGTTCGAAGTCCGTAGGTTCATTCGTTTAACGCAAAAGCCGCCCGTCTTTTTGAGACGGGCGGCTTTGTTTCTATTTAAATTATTAGTTCGTTAGATGTGTTTAATCTAGTTCATCAAGCGTTCGAACCTAGACTTTGAGGCGATCGGAAGAGCTGGCTGACTCCAGTCTGTGGGGTTAGGGGAGATTTCAATCGCTTCAGTCATAATGCGGAGGGTTTCTCTCAGCTGGATGTCGAAATCTGGGAGATCTTCTTCCTCCTCCTCTTCTTCTGATGCGGAGTTTTCGGATTCGTCTGACGCTAGCTCAGTAGAGGTTTCCTCCTCGGTTTCTTCTGCGGTTGGTGCCGTTTCTTCCTCCGCTGCCAAAGTGTTTTCGAATTCGGCTTCCTCTTTCTCTCGTTGCGCTTCCTCACGGATGACGCTGTCGAGTTTCACTTCCGTGAACTCGTAGTTCTTTTCCGCTAGCGAGCGCTGTTCGTCCTTTATGGAATCGAGAAAGGCTTCGTCCTCCTCCATCATGACTTTGCGTTGCTCGAGGTTGAGGGAAATCTTTTTCTTTTCTTCCCTCTCGGAGTACCAATCCAAACGCTTCTGCAGAAATTCAAATTCCTCCAAGGAGCTCATTCTCTCTTCGCTGCTGGAGGTGAGTTGCTCAAGAAGATTGCTCTTGAGGGTCATCTCCACGAAGCGAGTAACCGGCTTGATGTAGTCCCAAGAGAGAGCATTTGGCAGATCGGCCTCTCCCACGGCAGTGATCTCCTCGATCGAGTGGAGTTGGATATCTGGTACGACCCCTTTGCGTTGCGTAGAAAATCCGTTGGGCAGATAGAACTTGCGGATTGTTAGTTTGGCTGCTCCAGCCCTGTCGTTAGCGATATCTTTTCTTAAGACGTATTGGTCGAGGGAGAATACCTGTTGCACGGTGCCCTTCCCGTGCGTGGAAGAATTGCCGATCGTGATGGAGCGTCCGTAATTCTGTAACGCTCCGGCTAGAATCTCGGAAGCGGAAGCGCTGTAGCGAGATGTCAGAACTGCGAGGGGGCCGCTGTAGGCGACTTTGGGGTCGCGATCCATATGGGATTGGACGTAACCGCTCTTTTCTCGCACTTGAACTACTGGACCTCTGCGTATGAAAAGGCCTGTCATTCTGATAGCTTCATCAAGCAAACCACCACCATTGCGACGGAGGTCCAGCACGATGCCCTCTACGCCTTCCGTTTTCATCTTGTTGACCAGTTCTTCCACGTCGGCTGTTACACTTGTCATGTAGCGTTGGCCATTTTCGAAGTACTCGTCGCCCCCATAGAAGGTTGGAATGTCGATAACGCCAATTGAGCTCATCTTTCCCTCTTGGTCTGGAACCTCGAAGATCTTGCCGGTGGCGCGGCTGGAATTGATGTGAACTTCGTCTCTTACGATCACGACATCTTCTCGTACGGAGTCGTCGGTGGCGTCAGCGGGGATTATGGTAAGGGTTACTTTTGAGCCTTTTTCACCGCGAATTTGATCTACAATCTTCCTAAGGCCCATGCCTATGATATCAACTGGCTCTTCACCTTCTTGGGCTACTGCGACGATGCGATCGTTGGGCTTGATTTTCTTGCTACGGATAGCTGGAGCCCCGGGAACGAGTTCGCGTATAACGCAATATCCATCCTCTTCGCTCAGCATAGCTCCGATCCCTATGAGCTTCAGGCGCATGCTGATATTGAAATCCTCCAGAGTGTCCGATGATAGAAAGCTAGAGTGGGGATCGAACATCTTGGTTAGGCTGGTGAGAAAGATTTCTTCAACATCCTTAGCGGTATTCTCGTGCATACTTCTAAGCACCCGCTCGTAGCGTTTGGTAATGCGCTCTTTGGCCTCTTCTTGCGTCTTGTCGTTGAGAATCTCCTGCAGGAGCTCGTATTTGACGCGTAGTCTCCACAGCTCGTCGGCCTCCTCTTTGGATTTTGGCCAAGGGCTTTCCTCTCGATCGTAGATGTAGTATTCGTCCGTGTCGAAGGTCCAATCTCGCTCCAGCTGATTCAAAACCCAGTCGACTCGATCGATAACATGATCGCGGTATATGGAGTAGATGTCGAAGGCTGCTTCCAGCTGACCTTGGTAGCGAAGTTTGAAGCCCAGAGAATTGCCGTATTCTTCGATGAATTGCTTCTGTTCCTCCTCTAGGAAATAAAGCTTGTTGTAGTCCAAATTCTCCATGAATTCGGTTATCAGCTCCGCGAAGGTTTCATTTGAGATTTCGGCGCTTTCGAAATGCATGGTTTCCAGCATTTCGACTACGAGGCGTGCCTCGTTTTCCATCAGAGAGGTGCTTTTCAACTCTGGAAGCGGCTCCTCTAATGATGTTACTGCGAATGAAAGGGAGGCGGATATGAGGCCGAGCAATGCTGCGGCTGCTGTTAGGCACTTGGTCATACGGTCTTTGTGTATATCGTTAAGTTAGCGAAGTGGGGTTCTCCGCTCTCGCAAAGGTTGAAAGCTTAACTGGGGTGCTTGGAAATATTGTGAGTTAGCTACTACGTTTGAAGGTTCCCTTTGCCGGCAGTATTTGCCTGCTGCCGTGTTCAACGCTTACGTAGCAGATCCCGTGCTTCGTCTAAAATTTCTTTCTCGTTTTGAGAAAGTGAGCCGAAGCCCTTGCTGTTGATTTTATCTAAGATCCGATCCACCTCGCCTTTGAGATCTTTGGTCTGCTTGGAAACATTGACCCGATAAGTGTAGCCGGCTGAGCTCTTGGCGGTTTCCTTTCTTTTGAAAAGTCGTCCAAAAGACAGCGAAATACCTCCGGTGTTGTCGTAGGGGCTTTTAAGGTAAACGTACTTGAAGAATAGGTAGCCAACCAGCATTCCGCCCAGATGCGCCGAGTGGGCGACAACCCCGCCTCCAGTTGCAAAAAGCTCTTGGAAGAGTAGGCCGAGTATCGAGATGCCCAGCATTGCATACGCTAGGTACCGTGGCTTTATGCGGATCGGCAGAACGAAAAAGAGCAGCAACTGGA
The sequence above is a segment of the Pelagicoccus albus genome. Coding sequences within it:
- a CDS encoding nucleotidyltransferase family protein, translated to MKPTLLVLAAGMGSRFGGLKQMEPVGPKGEWILDYSVSDASKAGFGKVVFVIRREMEAEFKSLTEAKYKDQVDLAFAFQEKLDLPIDVPNMELREKPWGTGHAVYAARKHLEAPFAVINADDFYGAEAFQALAKFLTDTSHQKETETYALVGYRLANTLSDHGSVSRGVCQIESSGQLVSIEEHSEIRYQSSKIRAKDSAGNEVELSPKTIVSLNCWGFPNGWAQKLGTLFADFLKDKGSEAKSEFYLPSAVDEMIKSGQARAIALPCDSKWLGVTYRDDLPSVRAAIKELYQRT
- the queF gene encoding preQ(1) synthase, with protein sequence MDSKYLGKTVRQPIDDLDTFEAPDGVSIVKMTSDELTSSCPITGQPDYYTVSIEYVPNQLCIESKSLKLYLWGFQKKAMFSEKIAAVICDRVVQDISPKRCVVTTVQKARGGITIESVAEYPRA
- a CDS encoding TonB family protein, with protein sequence MKKAHSTSTLKLIGLFAAIAFPFAANAASVPTPKKTVAPKIEDASGLVRVLVDINQYGFVTDAAIEESSNAELNDATLAAIRQWTFNPAEEDGIAVSSKAVQPFSFNHGAIVYKEKKLAEDSLPSAKKRVAPTLSNELRSITGQVVLQAELNEEGRVIDVAVKSSTHEELESTASDALKKWTFKPAIESGKSIASSVIIPFHFKGIEAAAAVELASHNQNVDKAPKAIRKTIPELPSSVSDQRGEAKLKLTVDQHGFVAAADILESSNPALSAAAQEAALEWKFKPAIKNGEAVAATVIQPFSFNGGLITDEVPVDSMPSIKRSVQPELPAALAQVQGFVKVRLEIDAHGNVQSASCTKSSHDELVAPTVEAAKSWSFKPATRAGEKVPSSVVVPFVFNERS
- a CDS encoding helix-turn-helix transcriptional regulator, yielding MKPNQTTENGSKSAPGKEQLERLTKREKQVLFWIVEGKTNGDIGRILEISPRTVEKHCESIFRKLGIENRYAAIVFALTSNWELKPE
- a CDS encoding DUF255 domain-containing protein is translated as MHSKLLTKCTPIFFFLFLANLGFSASSLQEAHQDDNVEWREWTPGIAEHAKSEGKPIFFFVSQSGESLGRAMLNETFKNNTIAHLLNEAFVPVLVDANESPELAAFIGKLAVDHFEAAELPHCLWTDEELAPLNGGGYFPPTDDWGGQGFLTVARNVSEQWNSAPDDYRSMAREKLAESTKTESYASKDRTAKLQILSTSTLPEEQTSPQLRPLYFLNLAKSSKILPVPQAQKSLKEFESGLEKIVISAGFDSLEGGFFRGANDESWRLPFFQKATRDQALMLSALAKRISDDPKQGYIDLIRLTVGFIESALAKPNGLKVHFLDGFSENDDPDGAEGLHYVVVKSELEKLSGKSIKTWNLSQNGNLDPEIDFLGFYVESNIPFIESYDILTAAYDSLRAELASIRSSKSPLLSEPIGYTKDNALLIKALAQSAVATGLDQYMDLAQSIETALLKENFELESHTLYQSDSKTKTASSLDYALMIAAELELFTQTNDITYLNKAESLQNAWNNDSRFNPSDPTRLESGVENLDFRSVRDRSYPSVVSTFLENAQTFSENGSECISSEIVENVLTNLPADLETRPELYQSLILTLQNGD
- a CDS encoding efflux RND transporter periplasmic adaptor subunit, with the translated sequence MKLSFFVKFFLVVALLAAGGFYFINSMQPVAAVAEAKRSIAVRSVPGTLQVVAEKEMAIRSDLQGRVKESMLELGADVKEGDVLVQLDLGDLELMIEKVKTEIEAATLSLEQGSTRQFDLVTLRERLEDARRRLDAGMISQSDLDARQRDVTELEQAIEAELNVKQVRLRQTENELKILERNREKMTIRAPMDGVITDVLVYRGDLIGSGKEIAYMMSADRIVEVKVSEENFAGVEVGQIARVKFLGYGDATFDAEVSKTLPVADPLTQRYTVHLVVDIPMEKLFPGLTGEATITLDERENALIIPGTAIIGDRVFAVEDGLVKMKKIEKGYGSMTNVEIVSGLEEGDLVIVEDLDLYKEGDQVRISKAAN
- a CDS encoding carboxy terminal-processing peptidase, translated to MTKCLTAAAALLGLISASLSFAVTSLEEPLPELKSTSLMENEARLVVEMLETMHFESAEISNETFAELITEFMENLDYNKLYFLEEEQKQFIEEYGNSLGFKLRYQGQLEAAFDIYSIYRDHVIDRVDWVLNQLERDWTFDTDEYYIYDREESPWPKSKEEADELWRLRVKYELLQEILNDKTQEEAKERITKRYERVLRSMHENTAKDVEEIFLTSLTKMFDPHSSFLSSDTLEDFNISMRLKLIGIGAMLSEEDGYCVIRELVPGAPAIRSKKIKPNDRIVAVAQEGEEPVDIIGMGLRKIVDQIRGEKGSKVTLTIIPADATDDSVREDVVIVRDEVHINSSRATGKIFEVPDQEGKMSSIGVIDIPTFYGGDEYFENGQRYMTSVTADVEELVNKMKTEGVEGIVLDLRRNGGGLLDEAIRMTGLFIRRGPVVQVREKSGYVQSHMDRDPKVAYSGPLAVLTSRYSASASEILAGALQNYGRSITIGNSSTHGKGTVQQVFSLDQYVLRKDIANDRAGAAKLTIRKFYLPNGFSTQRKGVVPDIQLHSIEEITAVGEADLPNALSWDYIKPVTRFVEMTLKSNLLEQLTSSSEERMSSLEEFEFLQKRLDWYSEREEKKKISLNLEQRKVMMEEDEAFLDSIKDEQRSLAEKNYEFTEVKLDSVIREEAQREKEEAEFENTLAAEEETAPTAEETEEETSTELASDESENSASEEEEEEEDLPDFDIQLRETLRIMTEAIEISPNPTDWSQPALPIASKSRFERLMN